In Oryza sativa Japonica Group chromosome 2, ASM3414082v1, the following are encoded in one genomic region:
- the LOC4328289 gene encoding DNA-binding protein BIN4 isoform X4, protein MGEEEEDPDWLRAFQPPTTSTVMLSSGSDDSPENSPTRTTPSGEEQKGENKASSDHAGDGDAAALNKGKKATPTRRKTPTSQEDAFDKDEKPTMESNQDKPPKRSTPKKKLVKPPSGSNASKVTGPKAGPDQIDDTLEHQEEGVAEEDMQDKLTEHSVSQRLPLIIPDKIQRSKALIECDGDSIDLSGDVGAVGRIIISNSPNGNQELLLDLKGTIYKSTIVPSRTFCVVSVGQTEAKIESIMDDFIQLEPQSNLFEAETMMEGTLDGFTFDSDEEGDKLPEPHASQNDQNNEDGDQPKAKTKRKAEKPAVKNKIYINARLQSE, encoded by the exons AtgggcgaggaagaagaagacccCGACTGGCTCCGCGCGTTCCAG CCACCAACTACATCGACGGTGATGCTTTCTTCGGGCTCCGATGATTCTCCTGAAAACAGTCCTACAAGGACTACACCATCTGGAGAAGAACAAAAGGGGGAAAACAAGGCTAGTTCAGACCATGCAGGGGATGGAGATGCTGCTGCACTAAATAAGGGCAAAAAGGCAACACCTACTAGGAGGAAAACCCCTACTAGTCAAGAAG ATGCTTTCGACAAAGATGAGAAACCAACCATGGAATCAAATCAAGATAAGCCTCCAAAACGCTCG ACTCCAAAGAAGAAGTTGGTTAAACCCCCATCTGGTTCTAATGCTTCAAAGGTTACTGGACCAAAAGCTGGTCCAGATCAAATAGATG ATACCTTGGAACATCAAGAAGAGGGAGTTGCTGAAGAAGACATGCAGGATAAACTTACAGAGCACTCT GTCTCCCAGAGGTTGCCATTAATCATTCCTGATAAAATTCAGCGTTCAAAG GCATTGATTGAATGCGATGGTGACTCGATAGACTTAAGTGGAGACGTTGGAGCTGTTGGGAGGATAATAATTTCAAACAGTCCTAACGGAAATCAGGAATTGTTATTGGACCTAAAAG GAACAATATACAAATCAACAATTGTTCCATCCAGGACATTTTGCGTT GTCAGTGTAGGACAAACAGAAGCGAAG ATAGAGTCTATCATGGATGACTTTATTCAATTGGAACCCCAATCCAATTTATTTGAAGCAGAGACTATGATGGAAG GTACCCTTGATGGATTCACATTTGATTCTGACGAGGAGGGTGACAAGCTTCCTGAACCGCATGCTTCTCAAAACGATCAAAATAATGAAGATGGGGATCAACCTAAGgcaaaaaccaaaagaaaagcTGAGAAACCGGCA
- the LOC4328289 gene encoding DNA-binding protein BIN4 isoform X1, with product MGEEEEDPDWLRAFQPPTTSTVMLSSGSDDSPENSPTRTTPSGEEQKGENKASSDHAGDGDAAALNKGKKATPTRRKTPTSQEDAFDKDEKPTMESNQDKPPKRSSPRELQIQAKAKTRKTLSKTPKKKLVKPPSGSNASKVTGPKAGPDQIDDTLEHQEEGVAEEDMQDKLTEHSVSQRLPLIIPDKIQRSKALIECDGDSIDLSGDVGAVGRIIISNSPNGNQELLLDLKGTIYKSTIVPSRTFCVVSVGQTEAKIESIMDDFIQLEPQSNLFEAETMMEGTLDGFTFDSDEEGDKLPEPHASQNDQNNEDGDQPKAKTKRKAEKPAHCCRN from the exons AtgggcgaggaagaagaagacccCGACTGGCTCCGCGCGTTCCAG CCACCAACTACATCGACGGTGATGCTTTCTTCGGGCTCCGATGATTCTCCTGAAAACAGTCCTACAAGGACTACACCATCTGGAGAAGAACAAAAGGGGGAAAACAAGGCTAGTTCAGACCATGCAGGGGATGGAGATGCTGCTGCACTAAATAAGGGCAAAAAGGCAACACCTACTAGGAGGAAAACCCCTACTAGTCAAGAAG ATGCTTTCGACAAAGATGAGAAACCAACCATGGAATCAAATCAAGATAAGCCTCCAAAACGCTCG agcccgagggagttgcagatccaagcgaaggccaagacccgcaagactttgagcaag ACTCCAAAGAAGAAGTTGGTTAAACCCCCATCTGGTTCTAATGCTTCAAAGGTTACTGGACCAAAAGCTGGTCCAGATCAAATAGATG ATACCTTGGAACATCAAGAAGAGGGAGTTGCTGAAGAAGACATGCAGGATAAACTTACAGAGCACTCT GTCTCCCAGAGGTTGCCATTAATCATTCCTGATAAAATTCAGCGTTCAAAG GCATTGATTGAATGCGATGGTGACTCGATAGACTTAAGTGGAGACGTTGGAGCTGTTGGGAGGATAATAATTTCAAACAGTCCTAACGGAAATCAGGAATTGTTATTGGACCTAAAAG GAACAATATACAAATCAACAATTGTTCCATCCAGGACATTTTGCGTT GTCAGTGTAGGACAAACAGAAGCGAAG ATAGAGTCTATCATGGATGACTTTATTCAATTGGAACCCCAATCCAATTTATTTGAAGCAGAGACTATGATGGAAG GTACCCTTGATGGATTCACATTTGATTCTGACGAGGAGGGTGACAAGCTTCCTGAACCGCATGCTTCTCAAAACGATCAAAATAATGAAGATGGGGATCAACCTAAGgcaaaaaccaaaagaaaagcTGAGAAACCGGCA cactgttgcaggaactaa
- the LOC4328289 gene encoding DNA-binding protein BIN4 isoform X6, translated as MGEEEEDPDWLRAFQPPTTSTVMLSSGSDDSPENSPTRTTPSGEEQKGENKASSDHAGDGDAAALNKGKKATPTRRKTPTSQEDAFDKDEKPTMESNQDKPPKRSTPKKKLVKPPSGSNASKVTGPKAGPDQIDDTLEHQEEGVAEEDMQDKLTEHSVSQRLPLIIPDKIQRSKALIECDGDSIDLSGDVGAVGRIIISNSPNGNQELLLDLKGTIYKSTIVPSRTFCVVSVGQTEAKIESIMDDFIQLEPQSNLFEAETMMEGTLDGFTFDSDEEGDKLPEPHASQNDQNNEDGDQPKAKTKRKAEKPAS; from the exons AtgggcgaggaagaagaagacccCGACTGGCTCCGCGCGTTCCAG CCACCAACTACATCGACGGTGATGCTTTCTTCGGGCTCCGATGATTCTCCTGAAAACAGTCCTACAAGGACTACACCATCTGGAGAAGAACAAAAGGGGGAAAACAAGGCTAGTTCAGACCATGCAGGGGATGGAGATGCTGCTGCACTAAATAAGGGCAAAAAGGCAACACCTACTAGGAGGAAAACCCCTACTAGTCAAGAAG ATGCTTTCGACAAAGATGAGAAACCAACCATGGAATCAAATCAAGATAAGCCTCCAAAACGCTCG ACTCCAAAGAAGAAGTTGGTTAAACCCCCATCTGGTTCTAATGCTTCAAAGGTTACTGGACCAAAAGCTGGTCCAGATCAAATAGATG ATACCTTGGAACATCAAGAAGAGGGAGTTGCTGAAGAAGACATGCAGGATAAACTTACAGAGCACTCT GTCTCCCAGAGGTTGCCATTAATCATTCCTGATAAAATTCAGCGTTCAAAG GCATTGATTGAATGCGATGGTGACTCGATAGACTTAAGTGGAGACGTTGGAGCTGTTGGGAGGATAATAATTTCAAACAGTCCTAACGGAAATCAGGAATTGTTATTGGACCTAAAAG GAACAATATACAAATCAACAATTGTTCCATCCAGGACATTTTGCGTT GTCAGTGTAGGACAAACAGAAGCGAAG ATAGAGTCTATCATGGATGACTTTATTCAATTGGAACCCCAATCCAATTTATTTGAAGCAGAGACTATGATGGAAG GTACCCTTGATGGATTCACATTTGATTCTGACGAGGAGGGTGACAAGCTTCCTGAACCGCATGCTTCTCAAAACGATCAAAATAATGAAGATGGGGATCAACCTAAGgcaaaaaccaaaagaaaagcTGAGAAACCGGCA
- the LOC4328289 gene encoding DNA-binding protein BIN4 isoform X2, with translation MGEEEEDPDWLRAFQPPTTSTVMLSSGSDDSPENSPTRTTPSGEEQKGENKASSDHAGDGDAAALNKGKKATPTRRKTPTSQEDAFDKDEKPTMESNQDKPPKRSSPRELQIQAKAKTRKTLSKTPKKKLVKPPSGSNASKVTGPKAGPDQIDDTLEHQEEGVAEEDMQDKLTEHSVSQRLPLIIPDKIQRSKALIECDGDSIDLSGDVGAVGRIIISNSPNGNQELLLDLKGTIYKSTIVPSRTFCVVSVGQTEAKIESIMDDFIQLEPQSNLFEAETMMEGTLDGFTFDSDEEGDKLPEPHASQNDQNNEDGDQPKAKTKRKAEKPAELS, from the exons AtgggcgaggaagaagaagacccCGACTGGCTCCGCGCGTTCCAG CCACCAACTACATCGACGGTGATGCTTTCTTCGGGCTCCGATGATTCTCCTGAAAACAGTCCTACAAGGACTACACCATCTGGAGAAGAACAAAAGGGGGAAAACAAGGCTAGTTCAGACCATGCAGGGGATGGAGATGCTGCTGCACTAAATAAGGGCAAAAAGGCAACACCTACTAGGAGGAAAACCCCTACTAGTCAAGAAG ATGCTTTCGACAAAGATGAGAAACCAACCATGGAATCAAATCAAGATAAGCCTCCAAAACGCTCG agcccgagggagttgcagatccaagcgaaggccaagacccgcaagactttgagcaag ACTCCAAAGAAGAAGTTGGTTAAACCCCCATCTGGTTCTAATGCTTCAAAGGTTACTGGACCAAAAGCTGGTCCAGATCAAATAGATG ATACCTTGGAACATCAAGAAGAGGGAGTTGCTGAAGAAGACATGCAGGATAAACTTACAGAGCACTCT GTCTCCCAGAGGTTGCCATTAATCATTCCTGATAAAATTCAGCGTTCAAAG GCATTGATTGAATGCGATGGTGACTCGATAGACTTAAGTGGAGACGTTGGAGCTGTTGGGAGGATAATAATTTCAAACAGTCCTAACGGAAATCAGGAATTGTTATTGGACCTAAAAG GAACAATATACAAATCAACAATTGTTCCATCCAGGACATTTTGCGTT GTCAGTGTAGGACAAACAGAAGCGAAG ATAGAGTCTATCATGGATGACTTTATTCAATTGGAACCCCAATCCAATTTATTTGAAGCAGAGACTATGATGGAAG GTACCCTTGATGGATTCACATTTGATTCTGACGAGGAGGGTGACAAGCTTCCTGAACCGCATGCTTCTCAAAACGATCAAAATAATGAAGATGGGGATCAACCTAAGgcaaaaaccaaaagaaaagcTGAGAAACCGGCA gaactaagttaa
- the LOC4328289 gene encoding DNA-binding protein BIN4 isoform X5, with product MGEEEEDPDWLRAFQPPTTSTVMLSSGSDDSPENSPTRTTPSGEEQKGENKASSDHAGDGDAAALNKGKKATPTRRKTPTSQEDAFDKDEKPTMESNQDKPPKRSTPKKKLVKPPSGSNASKVTGPKAGPDQIDDTLEHQEEGVAEEDMQDKLTEHSVSQRLPLIIPDKIQRSKALIECDGDSIDLSGDVGAVGRIIISNSPNGNQELLLDLKGTIYKSTIVPSRTFCVVSVGQTEAKIESIMDDFIQLEPQSNLFEAETMMEGTLDGFTFDSDEEGDKLPEPHASQNDQNNEDGDQPKAKTKRKAEKPAELS from the exons AtgggcgaggaagaagaagacccCGACTGGCTCCGCGCGTTCCAG CCACCAACTACATCGACGGTGATGCTTTCTTCGGGCTCCGATGATTCTCCTGAAAACAGTCCTACAAGGACTACACCATCTGGAGAAGAACAAAAGGGGGAAAACAAGGCTAGTTCAGACCATGCAGGGGATGGAGATGCTGCTGCACTAAATAAGGGCAAAAAGGCAACACCTACTAGGAGGAAAACCCCTACTAGTCAAGAAG ATGCTTTCGACAAAGATGAGAAACCAACCATGGAATCAAATCAAGATAAGCCTCCAAAACGCTCG ACTCCAAAGAAGAAGTTGGTTAAACCCCCATCTGGTTCTAATGCTTCAAAGGTTACTGGACCAAAAGCTGGTCCAGATCAAATAGATG ATACCTTGGAACATCAAGAAGAGGGAGTTGCTGAAGAAGACATGCAGGATAAACTTACAGAGCACTCT GTCTCCCAGAGGTTGCCATTAATCATTCCTGATAAAATTCAGCGTTCAAAG GCATTGATTGAATGCGATGGTGACTCGATAGACTTAAGTGGAGACGTTGGAGCTGTTGGGAGGATAATAATTTCAAACAGTCCTAACGGAAATCAGGAATTGTTATTGGACCTAAAAG GAACAATATACAAATCAACAATTGTTCCATCCAGGACATTTTGCGTT GTCAGTGTAGGACAAACAGAAGCGAAG ATAGAGTCTATCATGGATGACTTTATTCAATTGGAACCCCAATCCAATTTATTTGAAGCAGAGACTATGATGGAAG GTACCCTTGATGGATTCACATTTGATTCTGACGAGGAGGGTGACAAGCTTCCTGAACCGCATGCTTCTCAAAACGATCAAAATAATGAAGATGGGGATCAACCTAAGgcaaaaaccaaaagaaaagcTGAGAAACCGGCA gaactaagttaa
- the LOC4328289 gene encoding DNA-binding protein BIN4 isoform X7 — protein MGEEEEDPDWLRAFQPPTTSTVMLSSGSDDSPENSPTRTTPSGEEQKGENKASSDHAGDGDAAALNKGKKATPTRRKTPTSQEDAFDKDEKPTMESNQDKPPKRSSPRELQIQAKAKTRKTLSKTPKKKLVKPPSGSNASKVTGPKAGPDQIDDTLEHQEEGVAEEDMQDKLTEHSVSQRLPLIIPDKIQRSKALIECDGDSIDLSGDVGAVGRIIISNSPNGNQELLLDLKGTIYKSTIVPSRTFCVVSVGQTEAKIESIMDDFIQLEPQSNLFEAETMMEGTLDGFTFDSDEEGDKLPEPHASQNDQNNEDGDQPKAKTKRKAEKPAVKNKIYINARLQSE, from the exons AtgggcgaggaagaagaagacccCGACTGGCTCCGCGCGTTCCAG CCACCAACTACATCGACGGTGATGCTTTCTTCGGGCTCCGATGATTCTCCTGAAAACAGTCCTACAAGGACTACACCATCTGGAGAAGAACAAAAGGGGGAAAACAAGGCTAGTTCAGACCATGCAGGGGATGGAGATGCTGCTGCACTAAATAAGGGCAAAAAGGCAACACCTACTAGGAGGAAAACCCCTACTAGTCAAGAAG ATGCTTTCGACAAAGATGAGAAACCAACCATGGAATCAAATCAAGATAAGCCTCCAAAACGCTCG agcccgagggagttgcagatccaagcgaaggccaagacccgcaagactttgagcaag ACTCCAAAGAAGAAGTTGGTTAAACCCCCATCTGGTTCTAATGCTTCAAAGGTTACTGGACCAAAAGCTGGTCCAGATCAAATAGATG ATACCTTGGAACATCAAGAAGAGGGAGTTGCTGAAGAAGACATGCAGGATAAACTTACAGAGCACTCT GTCTCCCAGAGGTTGCCATTAATCATTCCTGATAAAATTCAGCGTTCAAAG GCATTGATTGAATGCGATGGTGACTCGATAGACTTAAGTGGAGACGTTGGAGCTGTTGGGAGGATAATAATTTCAAACAGTCCTAACGGAAATCAGGAATTGTTATTGGACCTAAAAG GAACAATATACAAATCAACAATTGTTCCATCCAGGACATTTTGCGTT GTCAGTGTAGGACAAACAGAAGCGAAG ATAGAGTCTATCATGGATGACTTTATTCAATTGGAACCCCAATCCAATTTATTTGAAGCAGAGACTATGATGGAAG GTACCCTTGATGGATTCACATTTGATTCTGACGAGGAGGGTGACAAGCTTCCTGAACCGCATGCTTCTCAAAACGATCAAAATAATGAAGATGGGGATCAACCTAAGgcaaaaaccaaaagaaaagcTGAGAAACCGGCA
- the LOC4328289 gene encoding DNA-binding protein BIN4 isoform X3, which translates to MGEEEEDPDWLRAFQPPTTSTVMLSSGSDDSPENSPTRTTPSGEEQKGENKASSDHAGDGDAAALNKGKKATPTRRKTPTSQEDAFDKDEKPTMESNQDKPPKRSSPRELQIQAKAKTRKTLSKTPKKKLVKPPSGSNASKVTGPKAGPDQIDDTLEHQEEGVAEEDMQDKLTEHSVSQRLPLIIPDKIQRSKALIECDGDSIDLSGDVGAVGRIIISNSPNGNQELLLDLKGTIYKSTIVPSRTFCVVSVGQTEAKIESIMDDFIQLEPQSNLFEAETMMEGTLDGFTFDSDEEGDKLPEPHASQNDQNNEDGDQPKAKTKRKAEKPAS; encoded by the exons AtgggcgaggaagaagaagacccCGACTGGCTCCGCGCGTTCCAG CCACCAACTACATCGACGGTGATGCTTTCTTCGGGCTCCGATGATTCTCCTGAAAACAGTCCTACAAGGACTACACCATCTGGAGAAGAACAAAAGGGGGAAAACAAGGCTAGTTCAGACCATGCAGGGGATGGAGATGCTGCTGCACTAAATAAGGGCAAAAAGGCAACACCTACTAGGAGGAAAACCCCTACTAGTCAAGAAG ATGCTTTCGACAAAGATGAGAAACCAACCATGGAATCAAATCAAGATAAGCCTCCAAAACGCTCG agcccgagggagttgcagatccaagcgaaggccaagacccgcaagactttgagcaag ACTCCAAAGAAGAAGTTGGTTAAACCCCCATCTGGTTCTAATGCTTCAAAGGTTACTGGACCAAAAGCTGGTCCAGATCAAATAGATG ATACCTTGGAACATCAAGAAGAGGGAGTTGCTGAAGAAGACATGCAGGATAAACTTACAGAGCACTCT GTCTCCCAGAGGTTGCCATTAATCATTCCTGATAAAATTCAGCGTTCAAAG GCATTGATTGAATGCGATGGTGACTCGATAGACTTAAGTGGAGACGTTGGAGCTGTTGGGAGGATAATAATTTCAAACAGTCCTAACGGAAATCAGGAATTGTTATTGGACCTAAAAG GAACAATATACAAATCAACAATTGTTCCATCCAGGACATTTTGCGTT GTCAGTGTAGGACAAACAGAAGCGAAG ATAGAGTCTATCATGGATGACTTTATTCAATTGGAACCCCAATCCAATTTATTTGAAGCAGAGACTATGATGGAAG GTACCCTTGATGGATTCACATTTGATTCTGACGAGGAGGGTGACAAGCTTCCTGAACCGCATGCTTCTCAAAACGATCAAAATAATGAAGATGGGGATCAACCTAAGgcaaaaaccaaaagaaaagcTGAGAAACCGGCA